The following proteins come from a genomic window of Lolium rigidum isolate FL_2022 chromosome 5, APGP_CSIRO_Lrig_0.1, whole genome shotgun sequence:
- the LOC124656316 gene encoding GRAS family protein TF80-like, giving the protein MEHRDYHRLKKSIGQCSHMTELCSSDLQQALLHRDADKDGIAHAADASSLGEGPRDRLKDADTGWMQETRSPHWKGVEAPTWLLVIGGEEHSNMFQQQLQEDVLSSATSSPASTLYSPTPYPATGTWVQELSSDQCSVRLISLLYQCASEVAAGAFDRANLCLEHIMQLASLDAPHTLQRLAAVFADALARKLLNLVPGLSRALLSASASADTHLVPAARRSMFDMLPFLKLAYLTTNHAILEAMEGERFVHIVDLSGPAANAAQWIALFHAFRGRSEGTPHLRITAVHESKEFLAGMSAVLAREAEAFDIPFQFDAVEAKLEDMDFDALRHNLRVRSGEALAVSVALQLHRLLAADDAGGGRRYCGAGGLTPLQIIARSSPSSFGELLERDLNTRLQLSPDASGLSPQSPMFSPAGQGRPKLGSFLSAVKALCPKIMVVTEQEANHNGALFHERFDEALNYYGSLFDCLECAAAAAHRGSAAEERARVERAVLGEEIRSIVAYEGGERKERHERARQWAGRMEAAGMERVGLSYSGMMEARKLLQSCGRGGSYEVRHDAEGHCFFFCWHKKPLYAVSAWRPAGAGYHHAGGARSR; this is encoded by the exons TTACTCCACCGAGATGCGGACAAGGATGGCATCGCGCACGCCGCAGATGCGTCCAGCCTTGGAGAAGGCCCAAGAGATAGATTAAAGGACGCTGACACAGGTTGGATGCAAGAGACAAGGTCACCACATTGGAAG GGAGTGGAAGCACCCACCTGGTTGTTGGTGATCGGAGGAGAGGAGCACAGCAACATGTTCCAGCAGCAGCTTCAGGAGGACGTgctgtcgtcggcgacgtcgtcgccgGCGTCCACGCTGTACTCGCCGACGCCGTATCCTGCCACCGGGACGTgggtgcaggagctgagctcggacCAGTGCAGCGTGCGGCTCATCAGCCTGCTTTACCAGTGCGCCtccgaggtggcggcgggggccTTCGACCGCGCCAACCTCTGCCTGGAGCACATCATGCAGCTCGCGTCGCTTGACGCGCCGCACACGCTGCAGCGCCTCGCCGCCGTCTTCGCCGACGCGCTGGCCCGGAAGCTGCTCAACCTCGTGCCGGGCCTGTCGCGGGCGCTCCTGtcggcgtcggcctccgccgACACGCACCTCGTCCCGGCCGCGCGCCGCAGCATGTTCGACATGCTCCCGTTCCTGAAGCTCGCGTACCTGACCACCAACCACGCCATCCTGGAGGCGATGGAGGGCGAGCGGTTCGTGCACATCGTCGACCTCTCCGGCCCGGCCGCCAACGCCGCGCAGTGGATCGCGCTGTTCCACGCGTTCCGCGGCCGGAGCGAGGGCACGCCGCACCTCCGCATCACCGCCGTCCACGAGAGCAAGGAGTTCCTTGCCGGCATGTCCGCGGTGCTGGCCAGGGAGGCCGAGGCGTTCGACATCCCGTTCCAGTTCGACGCCGTGGAGGCTAAGCTCGAGGACATGGACTTCGACGCGCTCCGGCACAACCTCCGCGTCAGGTCAGGCGAGGCGCTCGCCGTGAGCGTCGCGCTGCAGCTGCACCGCCTTCTCGCAGCagacgacgccggcggcggcaggaggtACTGCGGCGCGGGCGGCCTTACCCCGCTCCAGATCATCGCGCGCTCCAGCCCGAGCAGCTTCGGGGAGCTCCTGGAGAGGGATTTAAACACGCGGTTGCAGCTGAGCCCGGACGCGTCCGGGCTCTCGCCCCAGTCACCCATGTTCTCCCCGGCGGGGCAGGGAAGGCCGAAGCTGGGATCGTTCCTGTCCGCGGTGAAGGCGCTGTGTCCCAAGATCATGGTGGTGACGGAGCAAGAGGCGAACCACAACGGCGCGTTGTTCCACGAGAGGTTCGACGAGGCGCTCAACTACTACGGGTCGCTGTTTGACTGCCTGGagtgtgcggcggcggcggcgcaccgggGCAGCGCCGCGGAGGAGCGGGCACGAGTGGAGCGGGCGGTGCTCGGCGAGGAGATCAGGAGCATCGTGGCGTACGAGGGCGGAGAGCGGAAGGAGCGGCACGAGCGAGCGCGGCAGTGGGCCGGCAGGATGGAGGCGGCCGGAATGGAGCGGGTGGGGCTGAGCTACAGCGGCATGATGGAGGCAAGGAAGCTGCTGCAGAGCTGCGGGCGGGGCGGGTCGTACGAGGTGAGACACGACGCCGAGGGCCATTGCTTCTTCTTCTGCTGGCACAAGAAGCCGCTCTACGCCGTCTCAGCATGGAGGCCGGCCGGTGCAGGGTATCACCACGCCGGCGGCGCAAGGTCCAGATGA